In Polaribacter sp. Hel_I_88, the following proteins share a genomic window:
- a CDS encoding PhoH family protein produces the protein MNERIIELTEINPKDFFGTQNSTIEQLKRYFPKIKIVARGSKLKIYGEAALLDEFVIRFERLVKYFDRYNKLDENSIERILTSNGNEEKSISKKNAKDILVHGVNGKMIKPQTENQRKMVTEMAKNDMLFAVGPAGTGKTYTAVALAVKALKEKEVRRIILTRPAVESGENLGFLPGDLKEKLDPYMQPLYDALRDMIPHERLESHLEKGIIQIAPLAFMRGRTLDNAFVILDEAQNTTHNQMKMFLTRMGMHAKFIITGDPGQIDLPRKQVSGLKESLLALKDISGIAQVYLDDKDVVRHRLVRKIITAYKRIETV, from the coding sequence TTGAACGAACGCATTATAGAATTAACGGAAATAAACCCAAAAGATTTCTTTGGCACACAAAACAGTACAATAGAGCAATTAAAAAGATATTTTCCAAAAATAAAAATTGTTGCTCGCGGATCTAAATTAAAAATTTATGGAGAAGCAGCTCTTTTAGATGAATTTGTAATCCGTTTTGAACGTTTGGTAAAGTATTTTGATCGTTATAATAAATTAGATGAAAATAGTATTGAACGTATTTTAACATCTAATGGAAATGAAGAAAAATCCATATCCAAAAAAAATGCAAAAGATATTTTGGTACATGGTGTGAATGGAAAAATGATCAAGCCACAAACTGAAAATCAGCGTAAAATGGTAACAGAAATGGCTAAGAATGATATGCTTTTTGCTGTTGGGCCTGCAGGAACTGGTAAAACATATACAGCAGTGGCTTTAGCTGTAAAAGCATTAAAAGAAAAAGAAGTTAGGCGAATTATTTTAACAAGGCCAGCAGTAGAATCTGGTGAAAATTTAGGTTTTTTACCTGGCGATTTAAAGGAAAAATTAGATCCTTATATGCAACCTTTATATGATGCTTTAAGAGATATGATTCCTCATGAAAGGTTAGAATCTCACTTAGAAAAAGGGATCATACAAATTGCACCTTTGGCATTTATGAGAGGTAGAACTTTAGACAATGCTTTTGTAATTTTAGATGAAGCTCAAAATACAACTCATAATCAAATGAAAATGTTTTTGACAAGAATGGGGATGCATGCAAAATTTATTATTACTGGTGATCCTGGTCAAATAGATTTACCAAGAAAACAAGTTTCTGGTTTAAAGGAATCTTTGTTAGCGTTAAAAGATATTAGCGGAATTGCGCAAGTTTATTTAGATGATAAAGATGTAGTTAGACACAGATTGGTGAGAAAAATAATTACAGCGTATAAACGTATAGAAACAGTATAA